In Chlamydia serpentis, the following are encoded in one genomic region:
- the ftsW gene encoding putative lipid II flippase FtsW codes for MKWFIISCLLAIFSLGLIMVFDTSSAEVLDRSLECSTHRALIRQVTYLILGIGISSLLYMMEWRDFLKISPVLLAGATIALICVFVPGLGICRNGAKRWLGFGQLTIQPSEFVKYLVPIVALEFLTFSSLYQKQAKMFLKLIAVLFIPILLIAIEPDNGSAAVISASLIPVFIMTAVRLRYWFLPLLCITIVGGAFAYRMPYVRYRLNVYLHPELDIKGRGHQPYQAKIAAGSGKLLGKGPGASLQKLTYLPEAQNDYIAAIYAEEFGFLGILLLILLYMCFVYGGYAIAIKASSLEGATLAIIVTLLISMQAFMNLGVVSGLLPSKGVNLPFFSQGGSSLIANMCGVSLLLKVYDEENSKSSLSCRRIGGTYRSSSSSKGSFLS; via the coding sequence ATGAAGTGGTTTATTATTTCTTGTTTGTTAGCTATCTTCTCTTTAGGACTAATTATGGTTTTCGATACTTCTTCAGCAGAAGTGTTAGACCGCTCTTTAGAATGTAGTACACACAGAGCTCTCATCCGTCAGGTGACTTACCTTATCCTTGGTATAGGGATCTCATCTCTTTTATACATGATGGAATGGAGAGACTTCTTAAAAATTAGTCCCGTGTTATTGGCCGGAGCTACTATAGCTTTAATCTGTGTCTTTGTTCCAGGCTTGGGGATTTGCCGTAATGGCGCGAAACGTTGGCTAGGGTTCGGTCAGCTTACCATTCAACCTTCAGAATTTGTTAAGTATTTGGTTCCTATCGTGGCTTTAGAATTCCTAACATTTTCGTCTTTATATCAAAAGCAAGCCAAAATGTTTCTCAAACTTATCGCTGTTTTATTTATTCCTATCCTGTTAATTGCGATAGAACCTGACAATGGTTCTGCGGCTGTTATTTCTGCATCCTTAATCCCTGTTTTTATTATGACCGCAGTGCGGTTACGCTACTGGTTTCTCCCGCTTTTATGTATCACTATAGTTGGGGGAGCTTTCGCCTATAGGATGCCTTATGTACGGTATCGATTGAACGTCTATCTCCATCCTGAATTAGATATTAAGGGCAGGGGACATCAACCCTATCAGGCTAAAATTGCTGCAGGATCTGGAAAATTACTAGGAAAAGGACCTGGAGCAAGCCTCCAGAAACTTACTTATCTTCCAGAAGCTCAAAATGACTATATTGCTGCAATATACGCTGAAGAGTTTGGGTTTTTAGGTATTCTTTTGCTTATACTTTTGTATATGTGTTTTGTCTACGGAGGTTATGCAATCGCTATAAAAGCATCGTCATTAGAAGGAGCTACCTTAGCGATTATTGTTACCTTACTTATTAGTATGCAGGCATTTATGAATTTAGGTGTAGTCTCAGGACTTCTTCCTAGTAAAGGAGTAAACCTTCCTTTTTTTAGCCAAGGAGGATCCTCTCTTATTGCAAATATGTGTGGCGTTAGTTTGTTATTAAAGGTGTATGATGAGGAAAATTCGAAAAGTAGCCTTAGCTGTAGGAGGATCGGGGGGACATATCGTTCCAGCTCTAGCAGTAAAGGAAGCTTTTTATCTTGA